The Pseudomonas rhizosphaerae genomic sequence GGGCGGCAATGATGTTGAGTATCGGGATGAACGACAGGACGAACAGCGCCAGCGCGCGTGGCAGGAAATAGCCCAGCTTGCGCGCTTCACGGGCCAGCGTGCGCGGGATCATTTCCAGCAGTTCGGTCCAGCTAAACGCCGGGAAATCGTCCTTGCCCCGTGCGACGACCTCGACCTTTTCCGAGAGAAACCCATTGAACGGTGCCGCGATGATATTGGCCAGCATGGTGAAACTGAAAAACACCATGAAAGCCACGAGCACGGCGAACAGCGGCCAGAGTATGAAGCTGAGGAAACCCAGCCAGTGTGGCAGGCTCTGGATCAGGTGGTCGACCCACCCACTGAACAAGTGGCCGGCGAAGTAGATCAGACCAATGAACAGCGCCAGGTTGATACCCAATGGCAGCAGCACAAACGCGCGCAGTCCTGGGGACAAGACCATTTTCAGGCCTTCGCGCAGGTATTGCGGGCCGGACAGTGCAGGGACAGGCATGGACAACTCCGAGACAGGGAAAACCTGCTGACAGTACCGGCTTTGCCAACGCTCGGGAACCGCGGCAATGGCCGGTAACAACCTTGCTGGATGTATCCGCACCGGCGGCATTGGCATAGAGGAGCGCTATAGGTGGGATTGCCAAAGGGTATTTCCCTAATGAGGCACACCTCGTTAAGCTTGCTCCCATCAAATTTAAAACCTTCCCATCTTCGCTTCCAAGGAGTTCGCCATGAGCATTCTGGTCAACCGCCAAGCCCCCGACTTCGACGCCGCTGCGGTATTGGGCGATGGTTCGATCGTCGACAGCTTCACGTTGTCTTCCCTGCGGGGCAAGTACGTGGTGTTGTTCTTCTGGCCGCTCGATTTCACCTTCGTGTGCCCATCGGAAATCATTGCCCACAACAACCGCATCGCCAAGTTTCGTGAGCTGGGTGTCGAGGTGGTCGGCGTGTCCATCGATTCGCAGTTCACCCACCATGCCTGGCGCAGCACGCCAGTCGAGAAGGGCGGTATCGGCGAAGTCGAATTCACCATGGTCGCCGACGTCAAGCATGAGATCGTCCGCGCCTACGGCGTCGAGCACGAAGATGGCGTGGCCTTGCGTGCCTCGTTCCTGATCGACCAGCAAGGCGTGGTGCAGCACCAGGTGGTCAACAACCTGCCGCTGGGCCGTGATGTCGACGACATGGTGCGTCTGGTCGAAGCGCTGCAGTTCACCGAACAGCACGGCGAAGTCTGCCCGGCTGGCTGGCGTCCGGGCCAGAAAGGCATGAAGGCCGACGCCCAGGGCGTCGCCGACTACCTGGCGGGCAACGCCAAGAGCCTGTAAGCGGCTAAAGCGCTTTCAGCTCGAGATCAAGTTTACGGGCTGGCGGCATTCAACCTTCCCCAAGGTGTCTTGCCAGTCCTTTTTATTCCAGCCGCACCGGATCGGCGTCAATGTCCGGCAGTCAGGAGTTAGTCATGTCTCAAGTGCGTCATTCCCGCGTGATCATCCTGGGTTCCGGCCCTGCCGGTTACAGCGCGGCGGTCTACGCTGCCCGCGCCAACCTCAAGCCGCTGCTGATCACCGGCATGCAGGCTGGTGGTCAGTTGACCACTACCACCGAGGTCGACAACTGGCCCGGCGACCCCCATGGCCTGACCGGCCCGGCGCTGATGGAGCGCATGCGCGAGCATGCCGAGCGCTTTGAAACCGAGATCGTCTTCGACCACATCAATGCCGTGGACCTGGCCGCCAAGCCGTTGACCCTGACGGGCGACAGCGCGACCTACACCTGTGACGCCCTGATCATCGCCACTGGCGCCAGTGCACGCTACCTGGGTCTGCCCTCGGAAGAAGCCTTCATGGGCAAGGGCGTTTCGGCCTGCGCGACTTGCGATGGCTTCTTCTACCGCAACCGTGAAGTCGCGGTGGTCGGTGGCGGCAACACGGCAGTCGAAGAGGCGCTGTACCTGGCCAACATCGCCAGCAAAGTAACCTTGGTGCACCGTCGCGATACCTTCCGCGCCGAAAAGATTCTGATCGACAAGCTGCATGCGCGGGTAGCCGAAGGCAAGATCGAGCTCAAGCTCAACGCTACCCTGGAAGAAGTCTTGGGCGACAATATGGGCGTGACTGGTGCGCGTCTGCGCAACAATGACGGGATTGCAGAAGAGCTGAAGGTAGACGGTGTGTTCATCGCGATCGGCCACACGCCGAACACTTCGCTGTTCGACGGCCAACTGGCGCTCAAGGATGGCTACATGGTGGTCCAGGGCGGGCGTGAAGGCAACGCCACCGCCACCAGCGTCGACGGTGTGTTCGCGGCCGGTGACGTGGCCGACCATGTGTACCGCCAGGCGATTACCTCGGCCGGTGCTGGCTGCATGGCTGCACTGGATGTCGAGCGCTATCTGGACGGGCTGGCCAACGCTTCGTTCTGAGTCAGGACCGCGGCGCGGCCTTCGCGGGTAGAACCCGCTCCCACAGTCGGATTGTATCGCCTGTGGGAGCGGGTTCTACCCGCGAAGAGGCCCTCCGCCAGGCACAAAAAAACCGACCCCGCGAGGTCGGTTTTTTCATGCCTGTCGATCAGCCCAGGCGAGTCAGTGGCAGCTCGGAGAATTTCACTGCTGCCAGCCCATGTTCCATCAGATTACGGATATTGCCGTGATCACTGCCTTCGGGCGTCGCCACCACCGAGCGGTAGTGTTCGCCGAACGCCAGCAGCGCCTCTTCATCGCTCAGGCGTTCCAGCACTGCCAGACCCAGCGTCTTGCAGGACCCTTCGTTCTGACCGGCGGCGTTGTCCAGCGCACCATTGCGAAACGCCTGCGGCGTATAAGCATAGTGCTCGGCCACGAACGCCAATGTCGTTGCGAACAGGTGTTCGCCGCTGGCCAGGCTGGCGCGCAGCGCCGTCACATCATGCATTGGGCGTCCCCTTGGCAAAGGCCGCCTGCTGTTCGGCGCTGGCCTCCTGCTGATACTGAGCTTTCCACTGTGCGTATGGCATCCCGTAGACGACCTCGCGAGCCTCGTCGAGGCTGACGTCGACCTGCTGCTCGTCGGCTGCTGCCTTGTACCATTTGGACAGGCAATTACGGCAGAACCCGGCCAGGTTCATCAAGTCGATGTTCTGCACGTCCTTGCGCTCGTCCAGGTGCTTGACCAGACGACGGAAGGCGGCAGCTTCTAGTTCCAGGCGTTGTTGTTCGTTCATGTCGCTCTCCAGCGGGGCGGCAACCGGTCAGCGGCTGCCGGCGAGGGTGATCGAAACCGATTCGGCGAAGCGCAGCGCGTGGGGCTTGTCGACTTCCACTTCGGCGTAGCGCACGGCGGTGTTCTGCATGACCAGGTCGAGAATCTCCTGGGTCAGCCGTTCGAGCAGGGCAAAGCGATTGCCCTCCACGTGTTGGATCACGGCCTTGGTGATGGTGCGGTAGTTCAAGGCATGCTCGATATCGTTGTCGCGCACCGCCTCAAGCGCCGGATACAGCACGGTGAGGTTGATCAGCACGTCCTGTTTGTTGACGATTTCGTCTTCGTTGATACCGATGAAGGTGCGCAAGCGCAGGTCCTTGACCCGGATGCGTGCCATTCCTGGCTGCAGTTGTGCCATCGTTGTGTGCTCCGCAGAATGTTCGGGGTCGACGCCGTGCCCGAGCCGACGCAGGCAGACCCTATTTTACGTGTCTGCCGCCGTTGACGGTCAAGGTGGTGCCGGTGACGTAGGGGTTTTCCAGCAGGTAGCGCAGGCTTTGGTAGATGACCTCGGCGCCCGGCTCGATGCCCAATGCCGACTTGGCCAGCGACTTGTAGCGGTAGTCGGCGTCGTCGTCCGGATTGAACAGGATCAGCGCCGGAGCGATGCCATTGACCTTGATTGCCGGTGCGAAGCGTGCAGCGAACGACAGGGTCAGGTTGTCCAGCCCCGCCTTGCTGGCGCAATAGGCCATGTGCTTGGCACTGCCCTTGCGCGTCACGTCGTCGCTGATGTGCACGATATCGGCAGGGCTCGACGCACGCAACAGCTCGGCGCAGTGCAGGTTGATGAGGTAGGGCGCCAGCATGTGCACGTTGACCATCTGCTGGAACGCAGCCGCTTCGTCGCCCGCACTGTCGGCGATCCAGGCCGAGGCGTTGTGGACGATGGCACGCAGCTTCGTGGTCTGCGCTTTCAGCGCAGCGATGAACGCCAGGATGCCAGCTTCGCTGGCGAAGTCCGCCTGGATGGTCACTGCGCCCATCTCGCGCAGATGAGCGACGGTCTCACGCTCCTGGCGGTAGCTGATGATGACCGGCTGGCCTTCGCCCAGCAGGCGTTCGGCGCAGTGCAGCCCTATGCGCTGACTGGCGCCGGTGATGAGGATCGGATGAGGCATGTGGCGAGCTCTTGGTCGGCAGGTTGCTGCGCTGATTTATACCACAACGCGCAGCAGGGCCGGCCGATCAGGCCACCTTGACCTTGGGCAGTGGGGCGCGGGTCGGCGTGGCGTGCAACCAGCCCCGCAGCAGGCGCGTCGACAGGGGAATGAAGAAAAACACCATGATCGGGGTCAGGGCCAGGGTGCTGAGCAAGACTCTGGGCACCAGGCTGATCTCGTTCAGGACGTGACCGAACAGGAAGTTGAAGATCAACGACACCGGGAAAAAAGCCAGCCAGATGGCCACGGCCTGTTTCCACCGAGGTGGACGCTGCAGGCCGCTGTCGCCGAACCAGCCTTCGGTGCCGCTCACCCGGTGCACGTGGGGCTGGGCGAACAGGTCGCTGCCACGGCCCAGCCATGAGCGCCGGGAAGCCGAGTGCTCCCATGCGTGCAGGGTGGTTTCATCGGCGAAGCGGAAGATGATCTGGAATTCGTCATCGCCAGGCGCCGGTGCCAGGACGCCTGAGCCCAGGTAACCCGGAAAATCGGTGGCCAGTTGTTCGCCTTCATGCAACCAGGCGATCAGGTCCTGATATTTGCCATCGGCGACGCGGCGCGCAACCATCAAGGTAACGGGGGAGGTAGACATCGTGTATCTCCAGGCAATCTGGTGCTCCGGGTAGGAGCCTCCATCGAATGCAGCGCCGGGGTGGTGGGCTGCATCTGAAATCAAGCAAGTATTATTCCTGAAAACCACCAATTGCACATCTACCGTCCGTTGGATCATCCATGAACCTCGATGTGCCGGCAGCGGTTACACTGTGGTTTCCTGTTCCTGGCGGCGGTTGACGAGCAATGAGCGAATCCAGCACCCGATTGCCTGGCGTGCAAGACCCTGCGCTGGACGAGCTGTACCCCATTCGCGAGGTGGCCCGACTCACCGGGATCAATCCAGTCACGCTGCGTGCGTGGGAGCGTCGCTATGGCCTGGTACAGCCAACCCGCACCGAAAGTGGGCATCGCTTGTACTCTTTGGCCGATATCGAGGAGGTGCGCAGCATCCTGGGTTGGATCGAACGCGGTGTAGCGGTGAGCAAGGTCGGCAAGATCCTGGCGCGCACCCAGCAGGCCAGAACGGCAGCGCCCAGCCCTGGCGACGAGCACCATGAATGGCAGCGGTGGCAAGAGCGGATTCGCCAGTGTGTACATGAATTTGCCGAAGCTCGCCTTGATCAGGTCTACGGCCAAGTGTTCTCCAGCTACCCGCTGGCCGTGGCCTTCGAACAGGTATTGATGCCCGTCTGGCAGGAACTGCTCGTGCATCAGGGCCACTTTGGCCAGGCCAGCGAGTGGTTGTTTCTCGACACGTTCCTGCGTGCGCGCACTCTGCAAAGGCTGCGCCTGACCTGCGATCAGGGCCAGGA encodes the following:
- the cysZ gene encoding sulfate transporter CysZ gives rise to the protein MPVPALSGPQYLREGLKMVLSPGLRAFVLLPLGINLALFIGLIYFAGHLFSGWVDHLIQSLPHWLGFLSFILWPLFAVLVAFMVFFSFTMLANIIAAPFNGFLSEKVEVVARGKDDFPAFSWTELLEMIPRTLAREARKLGYFLPRALALFVLSFIPILNIIAAPLWLLFGVWMMAIQYIDYPADNHKMSWQDMLAWLRQKRWRSLSFGGIVYLALLIPGVNVLMMPAAVAGATLFWVRERG
- a CDS encoding peroxiredoxin, with protein sequence MSILVNRQAPDFDAAAVLGDGSIVDSFTLSSLRGKYVVLFFWPLDFTFVCPSEIIAHNNRIAKFRELGVEVVGVSIDSQFTHHAWRSTPVEKGGIGEVEFTMVADVKHEIVRAYGVEHEDGVALRASFLIDQQGVVQHQVVNNLPLGRDVDDMVRLVEALQFTEQHGEVCPAGWRPGQKGMKADAQGVADYLAGNAKSL
- the trxB gene encoding thioredoxin-disulfide reductase, coding for MSQVRHSRVIILGSGPAGYSAAVYAARANLKPLLITGMQAGGQLTTTTEVDNWPGDPHGLTGPALMERMREHAERFETEIVFDHINAVDLAAKPLTLTGDSATYTCDALIIATGASARYLGLPSEEAFMGKGVSACATCDGFFYRNREVAVVGGGNTAVEEALYLANIASKVTLVHRRDTFRAEKILIDKLHARVAEGKIELKLNATLEEVLGDNMGVTGARLRNNDGIAEELKVDGVFIAIGHTPNTSLFDGQLALKDGYMVVQGGREGNATATSVDGVFAAGDVADHVYRQAITSAGAGCMAALDVERYLDGLANASF
- a CDS encoding HopJ type III effector protein, which gives rise to MHDVTALRASLASGEHLFATTLAFVAEHYAYTPQAFRNGALDNAAGQNEGSCKTLGLAVLERLSDEEALLAFGEHYRSVVATPEGSDHGNIRNLMEHGLAAVKFSELPLTRLG
- a CDS encoding DUF1244 domain-containing protein, translated to MNEQQRLELEAAAFRRLVKHLDERKDVQNIDLMNLAGFCRNCLSKWYKAAADEQQVDVSLDEAREVVYGMPYAQWKAQYQQEASAEQQAAFAKGTPNA
- the folX gene encoding dihydroneopterin triphosphate 2'-epimerase; the encoded protein is MAQLQPGMARIRVKDLRLRTFIGINEDEIVNKQDVLINLTVLYPALEAVRDNDIEHALNYRTITKAVIQHVEGNRFALLERLTQEILDLVMQNTAVRYAEVEVDKPHALRFAESVSITLAGSR
- the folM gene encoding dihydromonapterin reductase, which gives rise to MPHPILITGASQRIGLHCAERLLGEGQPVIISYRQERETVAHLREMGAVTIQADFASEAGILAFIAALKAQTTKLRAIVHNASAWIADSAGDEAAAFQQMVNVHMLAPYLINLHCAELLRASSPADIVHISDDVTRKGSAKHMAYCASKAGLDNLTLSFAARFAPAIKVNGIAPALILFNPDDDADYRYKSLAKSALGIEPGAEVIYQSLRYLLENPYVTGTTLTVNGGRHVK
- a CDS encoding antibiotic biosynthesis monooxygenase → MSTSPVTLMVARRVADGKYQDLIAWLHEGEQLATDFPGYLGSGVLAPAPGDDEFQIIFRFADETTLHAWEHSASRRSWLGRGSDLFAQPHVHRVSGTEGWFGDSGLQRPPRWKQAVAIWLAFFPVSLIFNFLFGHVLNEISLVPRVLLSTLALTPIMVFFFIPLSTRLLRGWLHATPTRAPLPKVKVA
- a CDS encoding MerR family transcriptional regulator, whose protein sequence is MSESSTRLPGVQDPALDELYPIREVARLTGINPVTLRAWERRYGLVQPTRTESGHRLYSLADIEEVRSILGWIERGVAVSKVGKILARTQQARTAAPSPGDEHHEWQRWQERIRQCVHEFAEARLDQVYGQVFSSYPLAVAFEQVLMPVWQELLVHQGHFGQASEWLFLDTFLRARTLQRLRLTCDQGQDSRVLLVAIPDQCRELELQVSGLLLGGPQVDVQLLGLGQPLEELSLVCEKIAPHAVVLFSNRPPVPTLPKQLARLSNALNCPLLLAGELSEMVHESLRATDIVCLGSDGRLMQRRLQQYLAGHLDS